In Nitrosophilus labii, the following proteins share a genomic window:
- the trxA gene encoding thioredoxin produces MGKYIELNASNFDETIKDGVVLVDFWAPWCGPCRMIAPIIDELAEEYDGKAKICKVNTDEEQDIAIRFGIRSIPTILFFKDGQLADQMVGAASKDVFKQKLDALLG; encoded by the coding sequence ATGGGAAAATATATAGAATTAAACGCTTCAAATTTTGATGAAACTATCAAAGATGGTGTAGTGCTTGTTGATTTTTGGGCTCCTTGGTGTGGACCTTGTAGAATGATAGCTCCTATTATAGATGAGTTGGCTGAAGAGTATGACGGTAAAGCAAAAATCTGTAAAGTTAACACAGATGAAGAGCAAGATATAGCGATTAGATTTGGAATAAGATCTATTCCTACTATTTTGTTCTTTAAAGATGGACAACTTGCCGATCAGATGGTTGGTGCAGCTAGCAAAGATGTTTTCAAACAAAAACTAGACGCATTACTTGGCTAA
- a CDS encoding TIGR01212 family radical SAM protein (This family includes YhcC from E. coli K-12, an uncharacterized radical SAM protein.), which yields MRTVLTFGRYYKKLIKKRVKKIPLGISGFTCPNIDGTVAKGGCTFCENESFSPNLSKSSKKFYLNPASKDNPILQKQLLEIEFQYQATKKRYEKLGYEKFLAYFQAFTNTYAPIETLRALYEKALSMDDCIGLSIGTRSDSVNDGILDYLKELDKNYDIWIEYGIQSVFDETLKKINRGHDSKNVEYWIKKSKDKGLKVCGHVIFGLPDENRDMMLKTVEKSVEWGIDSIKIHPLYVVKNTALAVDFLKGKFSPITKEDYIDTLVEAFKLLPEDLIVQRVTAGIGDSTLLAPKWCSDKNMQMRDIKEALKKEGITY from the coding sequence GTGAGAACAGTTTTGACTTTTGGAAGATATTACAAAAAACTTATCAAAAAGAGAGTTAAAAAGATTCCTCTCGGTATTTCTGGATTTACTTGTCCAAATATAGACGGAACCGTGGCAAAAGGTGGATGTACTTTTTGTGAGAATGAATCGTTTAGTCCTAATCTCTCAAAAAGTAGTAAAAAGTTTTATCTAAATCCTGCATCAAAAGATAATCCTATTCTTCAAAAACAGCTTTTAGAGATAGAGTTTCAATACCAAGCGACTAAAAAAAGGTATGAAAAACTAGGATATGAAAAATTTTTAGCCTATTTTCAAGCCTTTACAAATACATACGCACCCATTGAGACACTAAGAGCCCTTTACGAAAAAGCTTTATCTATGGATGATTGTATTGGTCTTAGTATAGGTACTAGAAGCGATAGTGTAAATGATGGGATTTTAGACTATTTAAAAGAGTTAGACAAAAATTATGATATATGGATAGAGTATGGCATCCAATCTGTTTTTGATGAGACACTTAAAAAGATAAACAGAGGCCATGATAGCAAAAATGTGGAATACTGGATAAAAAAGAGCAAAGACAAAGGCTTGAAAGTTTGCGGTCATGTGATCTTTGGACTTCCGGACGAAAACAGAGATATGATGTTAAAAACCGTAGAAAAATCGGTAGAGTGGGGTATAGACTCTATCAAAATACACCCTTTATATGTTGTTAAAAATACGGCTTTGGCCGTAGACTTTTTAAAAGGAAAATTTTCTCCTATTACTAAAGAAGATTATATAGATACTTTGGTAGAAGCATTTAAACTTCTTCCAGAAGATTTAATAGTTCAAAGAGTTACGGCAGGTATAGGAGACTCTACACTTTTGGCTCCAAAATGGTGCAGCGATAAAAATATGCAGATGAGAGATATTAAAGAGGCACTCAAAAAAGAGGGTATCACTTATTAA
- a CDS encoding prohibitin family protein: MPADLNDYFKKKRDEEDNDNNNMPDFIKDFGKKATYIYVIIVLLVLIVIAKPYTIINSGEVGIKVTAGKYDPIPLEPGIHFYIPGIQKIIKVDTKVRIINYKAERDTAFGNVNAGIIEKPAIQVLDARGLPVSIDLTVQYKLNPQGAPQTIATWGLAWEEKIINAVVREVVRNVVGRYKAEELPIKRNEIAKLIESQIREKISSLPNKPVELVAVQLREISLPPKIKEQIERVQIAKQEAERVKYEVERARQEAEKRAALAKGEAEAKKIRAQGEAEKIIIEAKAKAQANLEIGKSITPELLRLKQLEVQGKFNEALKTNKDAKIFLTPGGAVPNIWIDAKDKQKATSAQR, translated from the coding sequence ATGCCAGCCGATCTGAACGATTACTTTAAAAAGAAAAGAGATGAAGAGGATAACGACAATAACAATATGCCCGATTTTATAAAAGATTTTGGTAAAAAAGCCACATATATTTATGTGATTATAGTTCTGCTTGTTTTGATTGTTATAGCAAAACCGTACACTATTATAAACTCCGGTGAAGTGGGTATAAAAGTGACTGCGGGTAAATATGACCCAATCCCGCTAGAGCCCGGTATCCATTTTTATATCCCGGGAATTCAAAAAATCATAAAAGTTGATACCAAAGTTAGGATCATAAACTATAAAGCCGAACGCGACACGGCTTTTGGAAATGTAAACGCTGGAATTATAGAAAAACCTGCTATACAAGTTTTAGACGCCAGAGGACTTCCTGTATCCATAGACTTAACCGTTCAATATAAACTAAATCCTCAAGGGGCACCGCAAACCATAGCTACTTGGGGACTTGCTTGGGAAGAAAAGATCATAAATGCAGTTGTTAGAGAGGTAGTAAGAAACGTTGTCGGGCGCTATAAAGCAGAAGAGCTTCCTATAAAAAGAAACGAAATTGCAAAACTTATAGAGTCTCAAATAAGAGAAAAAATAAGTTCTTTGCCTAATAAACCTGTAGAACTGGTTGCAGTTCAGCTAAGAGAGATCTCTTTGCCTCCTAAAATAAAAGAGCAGATAGAGAGAGTACAGATAGCTAAACAGGAAGCGGAAAGAGTTAAATATGAAGTTGAAAGAGCAAGACAAGAGGCCGAAAAAAGAGCTGCATTAGCTAAAGGTGAAGCGGAAGCTAAAAAGATTAGAGCTCAAGGTGAAGCAGAAAAGATAATAATCGAAGCAAAGGCCAAAGCACAAGCAAACTTGGAAATCGGGAAAAGCATAACGCCTGAATTGTTGCGTCTTAAACAGTTAGAAGTTCAAGGTAAATTCAACGAAGCTCTAAAAACGAACAAAGATGCTAAGATCTTTCTTACTCCTGGTGGAGCTGTTCCTAATATTTGGATTGACGCAAAAGATAAACAAAAAGCTACATCGGCTCAAAGATAG
- the trxB gene encoding thioredoxin-disulfide reductase, whose amino-acid sequence MLDLAIVGGGPAGLTAGLYATRGGLKDVVMFEKGMPGGQITQSSEVENYPGVCEVVTGMELMECWPKQCMKFGLKHEMEEVKRIVRECNGTFALELLSGRKVQAKAVIVATGSTPKRAGFEGEDEFFGKGVSTCATCDGFFYKDKEVAVLGGGDTALEEAIYLSNICSKVYLIHRRDSFRAAPATVERAKNNPKIEFILNTTIKKAYGDVMGLQGLILEQNRKEIDLKVPGIFVFVGMNVNNEVLKQEDGSFLCSVNQWGEVIVDLRMRTDIPGLFAAGDIREHASKQVVCAAGDGATAAINAIGYIEHIGEVKPC is encoded by the coding sequence ATGTTGGATTTAGCGATTGTTGGAGGCGGACCAGCAGGCTTGACAGCCGGGCTTTATGCCACAAGAGGCGGACTAAAAGATGTTGTTATGTTTGAAAAGGGTATGCCGGGTGGCCAGATAACTCAATCGAGCGAAGTGGAAAACTATCCTGGGGTTTGTGAAGTAGTTACCGGTATGGAACTTATGGAGTGCTGGCCAAAGCAGTGTATGAAATTTGGACTTAAACATGAGATGGAAGAGGTAAAAAGGATAGTTAGAGAGTGTAACGGAACTTTTGCATTAGAACTTTTAAGCGGTAGAAAAGTTCAAGCTAAAGCAGTAATAGTTGCTACCGGAAGTACGCCAAAAAGAGCCGGCTTCGAAGGAGAGGATGAGTTTTTCGGAAAAGGTGTAAGTACTTGTGCTACTTGTGACGGTTTTTTTTATAAAGATAAAGAAGTGGCCGTTTTGGGTGGAGGAGACACTGCGTTAGAGGAAGCTATCTATCTATCCAATATATGTTCCAAAGTTTATTTAATCCATAGAAGAGATAGTTTTAGAGCTGCGCCTGCTACTGTTGAGAGAGCTAAAAACAATCCTAAAATAGAATTTATATTAAATACTACTATAAAAAAAGCGTATGGCGATGTTATGGGTCTTCAAGGGCTTATTTTGGAGCAAAATAGGAAAGAGATAGATTTAAAAGTTCCAGGAATTTTCGTTTTTGTCGGTATGAATGTAAACAATGAAGTTTTAAAACAAGAAGACGGAAGTTTTTTGTGTAGCGTTAATCAATGGGGCGAAGTTATAGTTGATCTTAGAATGCGAACCGATATTCCCGGACTTTTTGCTGCTGGAGATATAAGAGAACATGCATCAAAACAGGTTGTTTGTGCTGCCGGAGATGGGGCTACGGCAGCTATAAATGCTATAGGATATATTGAACATATAGGAGAAGTAAAACCATGTTAA
- a CDS encoding ribonuclease T2 family protein, translating to MKKVILFLLLTIAAIANEYVLAIQWFPSVCKVKNYKECQRPLPFWRSNFTLHGLWPKKKYCNVSAREKILDKKREWQKIPLKISPYLSELIATYMPGYISGLHKHEWVKHGSCYSKSPEKYFLDAISLVSQLNTSKVKEFFLKNRGKRVQTLKIRKVFDKEFGEGSGKKVKFICKNGYLTELRINLKGKIVPNTSIYDLLQNSKKSSIGCKIGLIAR from the coding sequence ATGAAAAAAGTTATACTTTTTTTACTTTTGACAATTGCTGCTATAGCAAATGAATATGTATTAGCGATCCAGTGGTTTCCTTCTGTTTGTAAAGTAAAAAACTATAAAGAGTGCCAAAGACCTTTACCGTTTTGGCGTTCAAACTTCACTCTCCATGGATTATGGCCTAAAAAAAAGTATTGTAACGTTTCGGCTAGAGAAAAGATTTTAGACAAAAAGAGAGAGTGGCAAAAGATACCGCTTAAAATATCCCCTTATCTTAGTGAACTTATAGCTACCTATATGCCAGGATATATCTCCGGACTTCATAAACATGAATGGGTAAAACATGGCTCATGTTATAGCAAGAGTCCCGAAAAATACTTTTTAGATGCAATCTCTTTGGTATCACAGTTAAACACATCAAAAGTCAAAGAGTTTTTTTTAAAAAATAGAGGCAAAAGAGTCCAGACTCTCAAAATAAGAAAAGTTTTCGATAAAGAGTTTGGTGAAGGAAGCGGCAAAAAAGTAAAATTTATCTGTAAAAATGGGTATCTAACCGAACTTAGAATCAATCTTAAAGGTAAAATCGTTCCAAATACTTCTATATACGATCTTTTGCAAAACTCCAAAAAAAGCTCTATAGGTTGCAAAATAGGATTAATTGCTAGATAA
- a CDS encoding YraN family protein, whose translation MNRNKGNEAEEKACRYLKNLGFRIIERNFYSKFGEIDIIAIKDDVLHIIEVKSAINFEPIYNLTPRKLQKILKTLNFFMMKKRVDFPYQIDAIIIKNGDIEFLENVTV comes from the coding sequence TTGAACAGAAACAAAGGAAACGAGGCTGAAGAAAAAGCGTGTAGATATTTGAAAAATTTAGGTTTTAGGATAATTGAAAGAAATTTTTACTCAAAATTTGGCGAGATAGATATTATTGCCATAAAAGATGATGTTTTACATATTATCGAAGTAAAAAGCGCTATAAACTTTGAACCGATATATAATCTTACTCCTAGAAAACTTCAAAAAATTTTAAAGACGTTAAATTTTTTTATGATGAAAAAAAGAGTAGATTTTCCTTATCAAATTGATGCAATAATTATAAAAAATGGTGATATTGAGTTTTTGGAAAACGTAACCGTTTAA
- the ilvE gene encoding branched-chain-amino-acid transaminase codes for MEKAKYIWMDGDFVEWDEAKVHVLTHTLHYGNGVFEGTRAYKTDNGLAIFRLKDHTKRLLNSAKITVIKCPYTLEELERAQIELLRKNDFKSNVYIRPLIYLGYGIMGLYHVKAPVNVAIAAWEWGSYLGDDGLENGIRVKISSFTRNSVKSTMGKAKAVANYLNSQMAKYEALEAGYEEALLLDEEGFIAEGSGECFFIVRDGVLITPPNDNSLESITQDTVLKIAEKKGIKIERRRITRDEVYICDEAFFTGTAAEVTPIKEVDGRVVGNGKRGEVTRELQSAYFDVVYGRDKDFEYMLTYI; via the coding sequence ATGGAAAAAGCGAAATATATCTGGATGGATGGAGATTTTGTTGAGTGGGATGAGGCAAAAGTTCACGTTCTAACACACACTCTGCATTATGGAAACGGGGTTTTTGAAGGAACAAGAGCCTATAAAACCGATAATGGACTTGCGATTTTTAGATTAAAAGATCATACAAAAAGGCTTTTGAACTCCGCAAAAATAACGGTTATAAAATGCCCATATACATTAGAAGAACTAGAGAGAGCACAGATAGAGCTTTTAAGAAAGAACGATTTTAAATCAAATGTTTATATAAGACCTCTAATATATCTTGGTTATGGAATAATGGGACTCTATCACGTAAAAGCGCCGGTAAATGTAGCAATCGCCGCTTGGGAGTGGGGAAGCTATCTTGGAGATGATGGACTTGAAAATGGTATTAGAGTAAAAATCAGTTCATTTACTAGAAACTCTGTAAAATCAACTATGGGGAAAGCTAAAGCTGTAGCTAACTATCTAAACAGCCAAATGGCAAAATATGAAGCTCTAGAGGCCGGCTATGAAGAGGCTCTACTGCTTGATGAAGAAGGCTTTATAGCAGAAGGGAGCGGAGAGTGTTTCTTTATAGTCAGAGACGGGGTTTTGATCACTCCTCCTAACGATAATTCTCTTGAATCGATTACACAAGATACTGTTTTAAAAATAGCTGAAAAAAAAGGTATAAAGATTGAACGAAGAAGAATTACAAGAGATGAAGTGTATATTTGTGATGAAGCTTTTTTTACAGGTACCGCCGCAGAAGTAACACCTATAAAAGAGGTGGATGGAAGAGTCGTTGGAAACGGAAAAAGAGGAGAAGTTACAAGAGAGCTTCAAAGCGCATATTTTGATGTAGTATATGGAAGAGATAAAGATTTTGAGTATATGTTGACATATATTTAA
- a CDS encoding molybdopterin oxidoreductase family protein — MAKVVDSVCTYCGVGCDISAEVEENQIIKIFAKEEGVVSRGKLCIKGKYGYEYLYSPQRLRNSYVRRSFLKENPELFEEVKDYLKVFDSDFYTLPFEKAYDIAAKKIKEIIEKNSSFSFAAIGGARTSCESSYLFQKFTREVIGSPHVDNCARVCHSPSLKGMRATIGEGAATNPFDDIYETENIVVIGSNTTEAHPIVANRILEVIKKGVTLNVIDVRKITLSKFAKNHLSIPYESNLMIFNMLAYVILKNGWENREFIEKRTKGFQEYRKSILNDEFANPEILAHIRGYEELPKKIEDLAYLISHKKTLILWGLGVTEHLDGSYAVMALTHLALLTGNIGRKGAGLMPLRGQNNVQGTCDMGCLPYYLPDYKTPEAIGLMTPDIIDAIIKGKIKAIFNMGEDIAHIHPNQNKIHKALKKLEFLIVSEIFPNEITKYAHIIFGVKSAYEKVGVYVNAERRLHLSQPLIKSDLPDDWEIITEIAKRLGADFDYKDSKDIWDEVRSVASDRFSGASYEKLQKEPLRGLQWPVFENDTPILHEKVFRTKDGYGHFRYHKYKLRGMVKELMNKKDPHFYLTTGRIITHYNNAAQTNACESLAKRHKEDILLVSVKDKAYFEGKEKVILVSKYGKSKPLKIKFSKALKRGTLYVTFHHAKSHINYLFGDEADEFVKTARFKSVKVKIE; from the coding sequence GTGGCTAAAGTAGTAGATTCTGTTTGCACCTATTGCGGTGTAGGATGTGATATCAGTGCCGAAGTCGAAGAAAATCAAATAATCAAGATTTTTGCAAAAGAAGAGGGAGTCGTTAGCAGAGGCAAACTCTGCATAAAAGGCAAATACGGTTATGAGTATCTATATAGTCCGCAAAGACTAAGAAATTCTTATGTTAGAAGAAGTTTTTTAAAAGAAAATCCCGAATTGTTTGAAGAAGTCAAAGATTATCTAAAAGTTTTTGATAGCGATTTTTATACGCTTCCATTTGAAAAAGCCTACGATATAGCCGCAAAAAAGATAAAAGAGATTATAGAAAAAAACTCTTCTTTTTCTTTTGCGGCGATAGGTGGAGCAAGAACAAGTTGCGAGAGTAGTTATCTTTTCCAAAAATTTACAAGAGAGGTTATAGGTTCGCCTCATGTGGATAACTGTGCTAGAGTCTGTCATTCGCCGAGTCTTAAAGGTATGAGAGCCACAATAGGCGAGGGGGCCGCTACAAATCCTTTTGACGATATTTACGAAACAGAGAATATTGTAGTTATCGGCTCCAATACCACTGAAGCTCATCCTATAGTGGCCAACAGAATTTTAGAAGTGATAAAAAAAGGAGTAACACTAAATGTTATAGACGTAAGGAAGATAACTCTATCTAAATTTGCCAAAAATCATCTCTCCATTCCATACGAATCAAATTTGATGATTTTCAATATGCTAGCGTATGTGATTTTAAAAAATGGTTGGGAAAATAGGGAATTTATAGAAAAAAGAACAAAAGGTTTTCAAGAGTATAGAAAATCGATATTGAATGATGAGTTTGCAAATCCAGAGATTTTAGCTCATATAAGAGGATATGAGGAGCTTCCAAAAAAGATAGAAGATTTAGCCTATCTTATCTCTCACAAAAAAACGCTTATTTTATGGGGATTGGGAGTTACGGAGCATCTTGATGGTAGTTATGCGGTTATGGCTTTAACCCATTTGGCTTTGCTTACGGGCAATATAGGCAGAAAAGGTGCTGGCTTGATGCCTCTTCGCGGTCAGAACAATGTACAAGGAACCTGTGATATGGGGTGTTTGCCATACTATCTGCCAGATTATAAAACTCCAGAAGCTATAGGGTTGATGACTCCCGACATCATTGATGCCATAATTAAAGGGAAAATAAAAGCAATATTCAATATGGGAGAGGATATCGCTCATATACATCCAAATCAAAACAAAATTCATAAAGCATTGAAAAAGCTTGAATTTTTAATAGTTAGTGAAATTTTCCCAAATGAGATAACGAAATATGCCCATATAATCTTTGGCGTTAAAAGTGCGTACGAAAAAGTTGGAGTCTATGTAAATGCTGAAAGAAGACTGCATCTTTCACAGCCTCTTATAAAGTCAGATCTTCCTGATGATTGGGAGATTATAACCGAAATTGCAAAAAGACTTGGCGCCGATTTTGATTATAAAGATTCAAAAGATATTTGGGATGAGGTAAGAAGCGTAGCGAGTGATAGATTTAGCGGAGCAAGTTATGAAAAACTCCAAAAAGAGCCTTTAAGAGGACTTCAGTGGCCCGTGTTTGAAAATGATACTCCAATACTACATGAAAAAGTTTTTAGGACAAAAGATGGGTACGGACATTTTAGATATCATAAGTATAAATTAAGAGGTATGGTAAAAGAGTTAATGAATAAAAAAGATCCCCACTTTTATTTAACAACAGGCAGAATCATTACACACTACAATAACGCCGCTCAAACCAATGCCTGTGAAAGTTTGGCTAAAAGACATAAAGAAGATATATTGCTAGTAAGCGTTAAAGATAAGGCTTATTTTGAAGGAAAAGAGAAAGTTATTTTAGTTTCCAAATACGGAAAAAGCAAACCCTTAAAGATAAAATTTTCCAAAGCATTAAAAAGAGGGACTCTTTATGTAACTTTTCATCATGCAAAAAGTCATATAAATTATCTATTTGGTGATGAAGCGGACGAGTTTGTTAAAACTGCAAGGTTTAAATCTGTAAAAGTTAAGATAGAGTGA
- the purF gene encoding amidophosphoribosyltransferase, with translation MFSLNEKCSVVGIFNVPDASRYAYFALFSLQHRGQEAAGIASSDGERIYLTKDRGLVTQVFDEKKLKKLIGDSAVGHTRYSTAGEESILDAQPIFARYDLGQIAVVHNGNLTNSKEVRKRLIKEGAIFQTFMDTENLIHLIARSDKEYLYDRIIDSVKQIEGAYSMIFLSRKKMFAIRDPHGFRPLSIAKLGDGYVVASETCAFDLIGARYIRDIRPGEMVVFEKGKEPRSIQVFEPTPHKCIFEFIYFARPDSYIFGKSVYKARKEMGRELAREFPVEVDMVVPVPDSGVAAALGYSEESGIPFELGIIRNHYVGRTFIEPTQEIRDLKVKMKLNPIKELIDGKRLVVIDDSIVRGTTSRKIVNILKEAGAKEVHMRISSPPTTGPCFYGVDTPSKEELIASQMDTEKIREYIGADSLAYLTIEGLIKSVGNDLSYCLGCFDGNYPVPNKNE, from the coding sequence TTGTTTTCATTGAATGAAAAATGTTCCGTAGTAGGTATTTTTAATGTACCAGATGCTTCAAGATATGCGTACTTTGCTCTTTTTTCACTGCAGCATAGAGGTCAAGAAGCAGCGGGAATAGCTAGTAGTGATGGAGAGAGAATCTATCTTACAAAAGATAGAGGTCTTGTAACACAAGTTTTTGATGAAAAAAAGCTTAAAAAGTTGATAGGCGATAGTGCAGTGGGACATACACGATACTCTACTGCAGGGGAAGAGTCTATTTTGGATGCTCAGCCTATTTTTGCAAGATACGACTTAGGGCAAATTGCCGTTGTTCACAATGGAAACTTGACAAACTCAAAAGAGGTTAGAAAAAGATTGATAAAAGAGGGTGCAATTTTTCAAACCTTTATGGATACTGAAAACCTTATACACCTCATAGCTAGAAGCGATAAAGAGTACCTATATGACAGGATTATTGATTCGGTCAAACAGATAGAGGGTGCTTATTCTATGATATTTTTAAGCCGAAAAAAGATGTTTGCTATTCGTGACCCTCACGGTTTTAGACCCCTCTCCATAGCAAAACTAGGTGATGGTTACGTAGTAGCTAGTGAAACATGCGCTTTCGATCTTATTGGTGCTAGATATATAAGAGATATTAGACCTGGTGAGATGGTGGTTTTTGAAAAGGGTAAAGAGCCAAGAAGTATACAGGTTTTTGAACCTACACCGCATAAATGTATTTTCGAATTTATCTATTTTGCAAGACCAGATAGTTATATATTTGGAAAAAGCGTGTATAAAGCCAGAAAAGAGATGGGTAGAGAGCTTGCAAGAGAATTTCCCGTTGAAGTCGATATGGTGGTTCCGGTTCCTGATAGTGGAGTTGCCGCCGCATTAGGATATAGTGAAGAGAGTGGTATACCTTTTGAACTTGGAATTATTAGAAATCACTATGTGGGAAGAACTTTTATCGAGCCTACTCAAGAGATTAGAGACTTAAAAGTGAAAATGAAACTAAATCCTATTAAAGAGTTGATTGATGGAAAAAGACTTGTAGTGATAGATGATAGTATCGTAAGAGGAACAACCAGCAGAAAGATTGTAAATATATTAAAAGAGGCGGGGGCCAAAGAGGTTCATATGAGAATAAGCTCACCTCCAACTACTGGACCTTGTTTTTACGGTGTAGATACGCCAAGTAAAGAAGAGCTTATAGCATCACAAATGGATACCGAAAAGATAAGAGAGTATATCGGTGCTGACTCATTAGCTTATCTTACCATTGAAGGATTGATAAAAAGTGTAGGCAATGATTTAAGTTACTGCTTAGGATGTTTTGACGGAAATTATCCGGTGCCAAATAAAAACGAATAA
- the hisIE gene encoding bifunctional phosphoribosyl-AMP cyclohydrolase/phosphoribosyl-ATP diphosphatase HisIE, with amino-acid sequence MQFEIDWQKNPLIPVVVQNIETNEVLMLAYMNKEALDKTLSTGYAHYYSRSREKLWKKGETSGNTQEVKEIFLDCDSDTILLKVKQKGPACHTGRKACFYKNLKNAQVISEPEIEPSLMYENIIDVLYHTILEKKESDPEKSWTAKLFKKGENTILKKVVEEAGEFCFAVKDKNKNEIIYECADLVYHSLVALAYSNISPELVKKELRRRFGVSGIEEKRSRKE; translated from the coding sequence ATGCAATTTGAGATAGATTGGCAAAAAAATCCTCTCATACCTGTAGTTGTACAAAACATAGAGACAAACGAAGTTTTAATGTTGGCTTATATGAACAAAGAGGCGTTAGATAAAACTCTCTCAACAGGCTATGCGCATTACTACTCAAGAAGTAGAGAAAAACTTTGGAAAAAGGGTGAAACAAGCGGAAATACCCAAGAGGTAAAAGAGATTTTTTTAGATTGCGATTCAGATACGATTTTGTTAAAAGTGAAACAAAAAGGGCCTGCTTGTCATACAGGAAGAAAAGCTTGCTTTTATAAAAACCTAAAAAACGCTCAAGTTATCTCTGAACCAGAAATTGAGCCTTCATTGATGTATGAAAATATTATAGATGTTCTTTACCATACAATTTTGGAAAAAAAAGAGAGCGATCCTGAAAAATCTTGGACGGCAAAACTTTTTAAAAAGGGTGAAAACACTATTTTAAAAAAAGTTGTTGAAGAGGCCGGAGAGTTCTGTTTTGCCGTAAAAGATAAAAATAAAAACGAGATAATATACGAATGTGCGGATCTTGTGTATCACTCTTTGGTAGCTCTAGCCTATTCAAACATATCACCCGAACTTGTTAAAAAAGAGCTTAGAAGAAGATTTGGAGTAAGCGGAATAGAAGAGAAAAGGAGTAGAAAAGAGTAG
- the dapB gene encoding 4-hydroxy-tetrahydrodipicolinate reductase — protein sequence MLNVGVYGGSGRVGTLLIKNLKNDTEAKVSCVHVLEGIEIEVPGAIVTNDIDTLLKSCDVVIDFTLPEGTEALLEKALQTPKPIVSGTTGLSEHQLNLMKEASKKIPLLYATNMSLGIAVLNRLVEMASKKLREFDIEIVEMHHRYKKDAPSGTALTLAEHAARARGLELDKVRVSGRNGNIGQRSKDEIGVFALRGGDIVGRHTVGFYNDGEFLELNHTATSRDTFAKGAIKAAKWIVSQEPGFYSIYDCLGI from the coding sequence ATGTTAAATGTTGGAGTGTATGGAGGAAGTGGAAGAGTCGGCACACTTTTGATTAAAAATCTAAAAAATGATACAGAGGCTAAAGTTTCTTGCGTCCATGTTTTGGAAGGAATTGAGATTGAGGTTCCTGGCGCGATTGTTACTAATGATATAGATACTTTGTTGAAAAGTTGTGATGTTGTTATAGATTTTACGCTTCCTGAAGGTACGGAGGCTCTTCTTGAGAAGGCTCTACAAACTCCTAAACCGATAGTAAGCGGTACAACTGGACTAAGCGAGCATCAGCTAAATTTGATGAAAGAAGCATCTAAAAAGATACCTCTTCTTTATGCTACTAATATGTCTTTGGGAATAGCTGTTTTAAATAGGCTTGTCGAAATGGCTTCTAAAAAACTTAGAGAGTTTGACATAGAGATAGTAGAGATGCATCACAGATATAAAAAAGATGCTCCAAGTGGAACGGCTTTAACATTAGCCGAACATGCCGCACGTGCTAGAGGACTTGAACTTGATAAAGTGAGAGTTAGCGGAAGGAACGGAAATATAGGCCAAAGATCAAAAGATGAGATAGGAGTTTTTGCTCTTAGAGGCGGAGATATCGTTGGAAGACATACTGTAGGATTTTACAACGATGGCGAATTTTTAGAGCTAAATCATACCGCTACTAGTAGAGATACATTTGCGAAAGGAGCTATAAAGGCGGCAAAGTGGATTGTTTCTCAAGAACCCGGATTTTATAGTATTTATGATTGTCTTGGTATTTAG